In Cetobacterium sp. ZOR0034, the genomic stretch GTTGGAACTGGTATCGCAAGAGAGCTTTCTAAGTATAAACTTAAAGTTGCAATTTTAGAAAAAGATACAGATGTATCTAATGAAACAACAAAAGCCAATAGTGCTATAGTACACGGTGGATACGATGCTAAAGAGGGATCACTTATGGCAAAATTAAATGTTTTAGGTAACTCTTTATATGAAGATTTGTGCAATGAGCTTTCTGTTCCATTCAAGCGTAACGGTTCGCTTGTTTTAGCATTCAATGAAGAAGAGGCAGAACATTTAAATGTTCTTTACAATAGAGGTATCATAAATAAAGTTCCTGGCCTAAGTATTATCACTCAAGAAAAACTAAGAGAATTAGAACCAAATGTGGATGATAAAGCTATTGCTGCTCTTCATTGTGCTTCAGCAGGAATCGTTTCTCCTTGGGAGTTTGCAGAAGCTCTTATAGATAATGCTGTTGAAAACGACGTAGATCTTTTCCTAAATACAACAGTTAAAAATATCGTAAAAAAGGATGAAGTTTTCGATGTTCACACTGATAGTGGAATATTCCACACTAAATATATTTTCAACTGTGCTGGTGTTCATGCAGATTTAATTCATAACATGATTGCTCCTGAATCATTTAAAATTCTACCAAGAAAAGGGGAATATTTTGTTCTTGATAAAAATCAAGGAAAAAGAGTTAATCAAACAGTTTTCCAATGTCCTTCAAAATTAGGAAAAGGTATTTTAGTTACTCCAACTGTTCACGGAAATCTTTTAGTTGGCCCTGATGCTCAAGATATAGATAATAGATATGATGTTTCAACTGCAACTGACAGACTTGAATATATTAAGTTCAAAGGTAGTCACTCTATTAAAGATATCAACTTTAGAGAAAATATAAGAACTTTTGCTGGAATAAGAGCTGAATCTGATAGAGGTGATTTTATAGTTGAAGAGTCTTCTGTAAAAGGTTTCTTTGATATCGCTGGTATAAAATCTCCAGGGCTTTCTGCTGCTCCTGCTATAACTCTAGCAGCGATAGAGCTATTAAAAAATTCAGGTGCTACTCTTTCACCAAAAGATAATTTTATAGCTCCAAGAAAACATACTCTTTTCATGCATCTTTCTGCAGAGGAAAAAGCTAAAAAAATAGCTGAGGATGATAGATTCGGAAGAATGATTTGCAGATGTGAAATGATTACAGAGGGTGAGATAGTTGAAGCTATACATAGACCAGTTAAAGCCACTACTATGGATGCTGTAAAAAGAAGATGTAGACCTGGATCTGGTAGATGTCAAGGCGGATTCTGTGGTCCTAGAGTCCAAGAGATTATAGCTAGAGAATTAAATAAAGATATTAAAGATGTTATCTTAGATAAAGCTAATTCATACATTCTAACAGAGGAGTTGAAGAAATAATGAGATATGATGTTGTTGTTATAGGTGGAGGTCCCGCTGGTCTTGCAGCTGCTAAGTCAGCTTATGAAAATGGCGCTAAAAATATTGTAATTCTAGAAAGAGATAAAGAGTTAGGTGGTATTTTACAACAATGTATTCATAATGGATTTGGTCTTCATAGATTCAAAGAGGAGTTAACTGGTCCTGAATACGCTCAAAAATATATTGAATTTGTTAAACAATACCCGATTGAAATAAAATTAGAAACTATGGTATTAAATATATCTAAAGAGAGAGTTATCTCTATGATTAACCCTATCGACGGTTACCAAGAGATTGAAGCTAGCTCTGTTATCCTAGCTATGGGATGTAGAGAGAGAACTAGAGGTGCAATAGCCATCCCTGGAGAAAGACCTTCCGGAATATTTACAGCTGGAGCTGCTCAAAGATACATAAATATGGAAGGATATATGGTTGGAAAAAAAGCAGTCATCCTTGGAAGTGGAGATATTGGACTTATTATGGCAAGACGTCTAACTTTAGAAGGAGCTAAAGTTGAGGCTGTTGTTGAACTTATGCCATTTTCTGGTGGACTAAACAGAAACATTGTTCAATGTCTTGATGATTTTGATATCCCTTTACTCCTATCTCATACAGTTATCGATGTTAAAGGAAAGGATAGATTAGAAAAAGTTGTTGTTGCTAAAGTAGATGAAAATAAAAAACCAATTCCTGGAACAGAGATTCATTACGACTGCGACACTTTACTTCTTTCTGTTGGATTGATTCCAGAAAACGACCTTTCAAAAGAAGCTGGAGTTATTCTAGACAATAGAACTAGCGGTCCTATTGTTAGTAACTCAATGGAAACAAGTATTCCTGGTGTATTTGCCTGTGGAAATGTTGTTCATGTTCATGATTTAGTTGACTTTGTAAGTGAAGAGGGTGAAAGAGCTGGAAAGTTCGCTGCATGTTACATTGCAGAAGAGAATTGTAAGATAGAGAATGTTTCAAATCTTAAAAATGGAGATGGAATTGTTTATACTGTTCCACAAGTTATTAATTTAGATAATCTACAAAACAAACTTGAAATTTTTATGAGAGTTAATAATGTCTATAAAAATAAAAAAATTGTGATTCGAGAGGGTGACAATGTAATTGCAAGTTTTAAAAGAGCTCATCTAGCTCCTGGAGAGATGGAAAAAGTTCTGTTACCAGAAGTTTTATTGAAGAGAATTTCTAAAGATATTATTATAGAGCTACAGGAGGCTTAAGATGAAAGAGATGATTTGTATTTTATGTCCTATGGGATGTCATTTAAATATAGATGTTGAAAATAACTACAAAGTTACTGGTAACTCTTGTCCTAAAGGAGAGGTTTATGGAAAAGAGGAGTTAATAGCTCCCAAAAGAGTTGTAACATCTATTGTCAGAGTTTATGGTGGAATCCACCATATGGTTCCTGTAAAAACGGATAAACCTATACCTAAAGAGTTGGTTTTTGATTGTATGGAACTCTTAAAAGATATAAAAATAGAGTCTCCTAAAAAGGTTGGAACTGTTGTTTTAGAAAATATCTTAGGAACTGGATCAAATATTGTTTTAACTAGAGATATATAGATTTTATTTTCCTACCTTTTTTGTTATAATAACTTTGGAGGTAGGAAATGATTATTAATGAAAACGAAGTTATAAATAACTTATTAAATAAAAATTTAAAGATTATTCAAAGACCTGATTTTTTTAATTTTTCTTTGGATTCTCTACTGATATCAAACTTCATCTCTTTAACTAGAGGAACTAAGAAAATTTTGGATTTAGGAACTGGAAATGGAGCTATACCTCTATTTCTTTCACAAAGAACAGATGCTAAAATTACTGGAATTGAAATACAAGACGTTTCAGCTGATTTAGCTTTAAGAAATGTTGAGCTAAACAATTTGAGCGAACAAATCTCTATTATCCATGACAATATGAAAAATTGGAACAGATATTTACAGCATGGTTCTCAAGATGTTGTAGTTACAAATCCACCTTTTTTCAAATTTCATGGCAATGAAAACCAGTTGAATGATCTTGATCAACTCACTCTTGCTAGACATGAGATTACTATAGATTTAGATGGATTGATTGAAGTTGCATCAAAACTTTTAAAAGATAAGGGCTATTTTGCTATGGTTCATAGACCTGACCGTTTTTTAGAGATTATTGATACAATGAGAAAATATGGAATTGCACCTAAAAGAGTTCAATTCTGTCATTCAAAAATTGATAAACCAGCTAAAATACTTCTAATTGAAGGAATTAGAAATGGAAAAGATGCTCTTAACATTTTACCTCCATTCATCTCTCATGATAATGATGGTAAATACTCCCAAGATGTTCTTTGCCTATTTGAAGACTTTAAAAAATAAAAAGACTAGGTAAACTAGTCTTTTTTACTTCACTCTATTTTTCAAATACTCTATTAACTCTTTTTTCAATTTTACAGATTCTCTTGGATTTCCTTTTGCTGAAACTGCAATTTGATACTCATTTGTATCTATATGTGCTGTAAATCTAGCTGACATATAAACCTTTGATGTTATATTATTTACTAAAATATTATTATCTTCACAAAGGTCTACTATCATCTCATTTAGATTTTCATCATCTGTTGCTGCTACAACTAAAAACTTATCTTTTATATCTTCAACTTTAAAAACTCTTTTTTCTGCTTCAATATCCAGTTCAACAATTTCAGGCAGAATATAAGGAGCTACAACAATAACTCTCGCACCATACTCTACCAAACTTTTAACCTTTCTTAAAGCTATATTTCCTCCACCTACAACTAAACACTCTTTATTTGTTAAATCTATAAATAAAGGAAAAAAAGACTTTCTACTTTCCATTAAGTTCACCAATTTTTTTAAATGCTAACTCTATAACTTCTAAAGTTTTATCCAAATCCTCTTTAGAGTGTTCTGTTGAAACAAAGTGGGCTTCATATTTTGAAGGTGGTGCTATAACTCCATTATCTAATAAAGTATTGAAATATACTGAATAATGCTCTGTATTAGAATCGATAACATGATTTAAAGCTGTCACTTCTTCTAAATTTGTAAAGAAAATCGTAAATAGAGAACCTAATCTGTTTATCTTAATAGGCACCTCATATTTCTCTCCTAACTCTTCAATTTTATCAGTTATATAAACTACTTTTTCTTCCAATTCCTTATAAAGAATCTCTTTATTTTTCATTAAATAGCTTACCATTTCAAATCCGGCTCTTACAGCTACCGGATTTCCTGATAAGGTTCCTGCATGATAAACTCTTCCTACAGGGGCAATCATATCCATAATCTCTTTTTTTCCACCAAAAGCACCTACAGGATATCCCCCTCCTATTATCTTTCCTAATGTTGTTATATCTGGAGTTATTCCATAGTACTCTTGTGCTCCACCAAGAGCTACTCTAAACCCTGATATTACTTCATCAAATATAAGAAGTGTTCCTGTCTCTGTACAAATATCTCTCATAGCTGTTAAAAACTCTTTCGAGCTATCTATCAATCCCATATTAGCTGGAACTGGCTCCATTATTAAAGCTGCAACCTCTTCACTTTCTAAAATTGCTCTTACTCCTTCAACATCACCAAACTTAGCAACTAAAGTATCTTTTAAAACACCCTCTGTTATTCCATTACTATCTTGGTATCCATCTGTTAAAAGTCCTGAACCCGAGCTCACTAAAAGTGAATCTGAATGCCCATGGTAACATCCTTCAAACTTCAGTATTTTATTTCTATTTGTGAAAGCTCTTGCGACTCTAACTGCAGCCATTGTAGCTTCTGTTCC encodes the following:
- a CDS encoding bifunctional precorrin-2 dehydrogenase/sirohydrochlorin ferrochelatase; translation: MESRKSFFPLFIDLTNKECLVVGGGNIALRKVKSLVEYGARVIVVAPYILPEIVELDIEAEKRVFKVEDIKDKFLVVAATDDENLNEMIVDLCEDNNILVNNITSKVYMSARFTAHIDTNEYQIAVSAKGNPRESVKLKKELIEYLKNRVK
- a CDS encoding NAD(P)/FAD-dependent oxidoreductase translates to MYDILIIGAGIVGTGIARELSKYKLKVAILEKDTDVSNETTKANSAIVHGGYDAKEGSLMAKLNVLGNSLYEDLCNELSVPFKRNGSLVLAFNEEEAEHLNVLYNRGIINKVPGLSIITQEKLRELEPNVDDKAIAALHCASAGIVSPWEFAEALIDNAVENDVDLFLNTTVKNIVKKDEVFDVHTDSGIFHTKYIFNCAGVHADLIHNMIAPESFKILPRKGEYFVLDKNQGKRVNQTVFQCPSKLGKGILVTPTVHGNLLVGPDAQDIDNRYDVSTATDRLEYIKFKGSHSIKDINFRENIRTFAGIRAESDRGDFIVEESSVKGFFDIAGIKSPGLSAAPAITLAAIELLKNSGATLSPKDNFIAPRKHTLFMHLSAEEKAKKIAEDDRFGRMICRCEMITEGEIVEAIHRPVKATTMDAVKRRCRPGSGRCQGGFCGPRVQEIIARELNKDIKDVILDKANSYILTEELKK
- a CDS encoding DUF1667 domain-containing protein, coding for MKEMICILCPMGCHLNIDVENNYKVTGNSCPKGEVYGKEELIAPKRVVTSIVRVYGGIHHMVPVKTDKPIPKELVFDCMELLKDIKIESPKKVGTVVLENILGTGSNIVLTRDI
- a CDS encoding tRNA1(Val) (adenine(37)-N6)-methyltransferase, which produces MNENEVINNLLNKNLKIIQRPDFFNFSLDSLLISNFISLTRGTKKILDLGTGNGAIPLFLSQRTDAKITGIEIQDVSADLALRNVELNNLSEQISIIHDNMKNWNRYLQHGSQDVVVTNPPFFKFHGNENQLNDLDQLTLARHEITIDLDGLIEVASKLLKDKGYFAMVHRPDRFLEIIDTMRKYGIAPKRVQFCHSKIDKPAKILLIEGIRNGKDALNILPPFISHDNDGKYSQDVLCLFEDFKK
- a CDS encoding NAD(P)/FAD-dependent oxidoreductase is translated as MRYDVVVIGGGPAGLAAAKSAYENGAKNIVILERDKELGGILQQCIHNGFGLHRFKEELTGPEYAQKYIEFVKQYPIEIKLETMVLNISKERVISMINPIDGYQEIEASSVILAMGCRERTRGAIAIPGERPSGIFTAGAAQRYINMEGYMVGKKAVILGSGDIGLIMARRLTLEGAKVEAVVELMPFSGGLNRNIVQCLDDFDIPLLLSHTVIDVKGKDRLEKVVVAKVDENKKPIPGTEIHYDCDTLLLSVGLIPENDLSKEAGVILDNRTSGPIVSNSMETSIPGVFACGNVVHVHDLVDFVSEEGERAGKFAACYIAEENCKIENVSNLKNGDGIVYTVPQVINLDNLQNKLEIFMRVNNVYKNKKIVIREGDNVIASFKRAHLAPGEMEKVLLPEVLLKRISKDIIIELQEA
- the hemL gene encoding glutamate-1-semialdehyde 2,1-aminomutase, translating into MRYSNSEKIYERAVKIIPGGVNSPVRAFKSVDKTYPIFVNRGKGSKVYDEDGNEYIDYICSWGPLILGHNNEIVLNGVREAIELGSSFGLPTKMEVELAELVCKCYPSMDMIRFTTSGTEATMAAVRVARAFTNRNKILKFEGCYHGHSDSLLVSSGSGLLTDGYQDSNGITEGVLKDTLVAKFGDVEGVRAILESEEVAALIMEPVPANMGLIDSSKEFLTAMRDICTETGTLLIFDEVISGFRVALGGAQEYYGITPDITTLGKIIGGGYPVGAFGGKKEIMDMIAPVGRVYHAGTLSGNPVAVRAGFEMVSYLMKNKEILYKELEEKVVYITDKIEELGEKYEVPIKINRLGSLFTIFFTNLEEVTALNHVIDSNTEHYSVYFNTLLDNGVIAPPSKYEAHFVSTEHSKEDLDKTLEVIELAFKKIGELNGK